Proteins from a single region of Gossypium arboreum isolate Shixiya-1 chromosome 1, ASM2569848v2, whole genome shotgun sequence:
- the LOC108483785 gene encoding B3 domain-containing protein Os01g0234100-like isoform X4 codes for MERALDIQANLSSEFPSMIKYMLPSHVTGGFWLGLPKHFGLNHLPKEDRMMVLEDEEGKEFQVKYLVEKIGLSGGWRGFSIAHKLLEGDVCVFHLVRPSKFKVYIVRKKCSEEVDVALGLLKLESSTQLVDNGKELKICEISVGKTEDRNDPILYSSNIEPTVDQSKNNRVDLGSEVSDGIRLSESIVDFREVKSFEDFNILVNGLVIDSEFSKYLQMKYYELCCNQNSFLHENLLEGLNCKLVAGVIAETINIADAIRAAKLTTPHDSFLTWDKTLRSFEGLGMKVGFLRARLDKLMNLLTKSRRYKEAKLEQANSNEEKLKLEAKLAEVTHTLTKLDREIRLFKQENADDLEALFREVANGPW; via the exons ATGGAACGAGCATTGGATATTCAAGCTAATCTATCATCTGAGTTCCCTAGCATGATAAAATACATGCTTCCATCACATGTAACCGGAGGATTTTGGCTG GGTCTTCCGAAGCACTTCGGCTTGAATCATTTGCCGAAGGAAGATCGAATGATGGTTTTGGAAGATGAAGAAGGGAAAGAGTTTCAAGTTAAATATTTAGTGGAAAAGATTGGTCTTAGTGGTGGATGGAGAGGGTTCTCCATTGCTCATAAATTATTGGAAGGAGATGTATGTGTCTTTCATTTAGTGAGACCCTCCAAATTTAAG GTCTATATTGTGAGAAAAAAATGTTCAGAAGAAGTAGATGTTGCTCTTGGCCTTCTAAAGCTAGAATCTTCCACTCAATTAGTTGACAATG GGAAAGAACTAAAGATATGTGAAATTTCGGTAGGAAAAACAGAAGATAGAAATGACCCCATTCTCTATAGTTCTAACATTGAACCAACTGTGGATCAATCCAAGAACAACAGGGTTGATCTCGGCTCTGAAGTTTCGGACGGAATCAGGCTTTCAGAATCCATTGTTGATTTTAGAGAAGTGAAGAGTTTCGAGGATTTTAACATTCTTGTTAATGGTTTAGTCATAGATTCCGAGTTTTCAAAGTACTTGCAGATGAAGTACTACGAGCTTTGTTGTAATCAAAACTCATTCCTTCACGAAAATCTTCTCGAGGGACTTAACTGTAAACTGGTTGCCGGAGTCATTGCCGAGACGATCAATATTGCGGATGCCATTAGAGCTGCCAAGCTTACAACTCCCCACGACAGTTTCCTCACTTGGGACAAAACTTTGAGATCGTTTGAGGGGTTAGGCATGAAAGTGGGCTTCTTACGTGCTCGATTGGACAAGTTAATGAACCTCTTGACGAAGTCGAGGAGGTACAAAGAAGCTAAACTCgaacaagccaactcaaatgagGAAAAGCTGAAACTCGAAGCAAAGCTAGCGGAAGTAACCCATACACTGACTAAACTTGATAGAGAGATAAGGTTATTTAAGCAAGAGAATGCTGATGACCTCGAGGCTCTGTTTCGAGAAGTGGCCAATGGACCTTGGTGA
- the LOC108483785 gene encoding B3 domain-containing protein Os01g0234100-like isoform X1: protein MAVSPKQRISSLKQVSRGRGRPPKTKLFRKKLSAMTVNQIVSYEKEKAQCNKRKRAKYDEVYENGETKLAVMERALDIQANLSSEFPSMIKYMLPSHVTGGFWLGLPKHFGLNHLPKEDRMMVLEDEEGKEFQVKYLVEKIGLSGGWRGFSIAHKLLEGDVCVFHLVRPSKFKVYIVRKKCSEEVDVALGLLKLESSTQLVDNGKELKICEISVGKTEDRNDPILYSSNIEPTVDQSKNNRVDLGSEVSDGIRLSESIVDFREVKSFEDFNILVNGLVIDSEFSKYLQMKYYELCCNQNSFLHENLLEGLNCKLVAGVIAETINIADAIRAAKLTTPHDSFLTWDKTLRSFEGLGMKVGFLRARLDKLMNLLTKSRRYKEAKLEQANSNEEKLKLEAKLAEVTHTLTKLDREIRLFKQENADDLEALFREVANGPW, encoded by the exons ATGGCTGTCTCTCCAAAACAGAGGATAAGCTCTCTCAAG caggTTAGTCGAGGGAGAGGGAGACCACCCAAGACCAAATTGTTTAGGAAAAAACTTTCAGCAATGACTGTGAACCAA ATAGTCTCTTATGAAAAGGAGAAGGCTCAATG TAATAAACGGAAGAGAGCAAAATACGATGAAGTGTACGAAAATGGCGAAACCAAATTGGCTGTAATGGAACGAGCATTGGATATTCAAGCTAATCTATCATCTGAGTTCCCTAGCATGATAAAATACATGCTTCCATCACATGTAACCGGAGGATTTTGGCTG GGTCTTCCGAAGCACTTCGGCTTGAATCATTTGCCGAAGGAAGATCGAATGATGGTTTTGGAAGATGAAGAAGGGAAAGAGTTTCAAGTTAAATATTTAGTGGAAAAGATTGGTCTTAGTGGTGGATGGAGAGGGTTCTCCATTGCTCATAAATTATTGGAAGGAGATGTATGTGTCTTTCATTTAGTGAGACCCTCCAAATTTAAG GTCTATATTGTGAGAAAAAAATGTTCAGAAGAAGTAGATGTTGCTCTTGGCCTTCTAAAGCTAGAATCTTCCACTCAATTAGTTGACAATG GGAAAGAACTAAAGATATGTGAAATTTCGGTAGGAAAAACAGAAGATAGAAATGACCCCATTCTCTATAGTTCTAACATTGAACCAACTGTGGATCAATCCAAGAACAACAGGGTTGATCTCGGCTCTGAAGTTTCGGACGGAATCAGGCTTTCAGAATCCATTGTTGATTTTAGAGAAGTGAAGAGTTTCGAGGATTTTAACATTCTTGTTAATGGTTTAGTCATAGATTCCGAGTTTTCAAAGTACTTGCAGATGAAGTACTACGAGCTTTGTTGTAATCAAAACTCATTCCTTCACGAAAATCTTCTCGAGGGACTTAACTGTAAACTGGTTGCCGGAGTCATTGCCGAGACGATCAATATTGCGGATGCCATTAGAGCTGCCAAGCTTACAACTCCCCACGACAGTTTCCTCACTTGGGACAAAACTTTGAGATCGTTTGAGGGGTTAGGCATGAAAGTGGGCTTCTTACGTGCTCGATTGGACAAGTTAATGAACCTCTTGACGAAGTCGAGGAGGTACAAAGAAGCTAAACTCgaacaagccaactcaaatgagGAAAAGCTGAAACTCGAAGCAAAGCTAGCGGAAGTAACCCATACACTGACTAAACTTGATAGAGAGATAAGGTTATTTAAGCAAGAGAATGCTGATGACCTCGAGGCTCTGTTTCGAGAAGTGGCCAATGGACCTTGGTGA
- the LOC108483785 gene encoding B3 domain-containing protein Os01g0234100-like isoform X2 gives MAVSPKQRISSLKVSRGRGRPPKTKLFRKKLSAMTVNQIVSYEKEKAQCNKRKRAKYDEVYENGETKLAVMERALDIQANLSSEFPSMIKYMLPSHVTGGFWLGLPKHFGLNHLPKEDRMMVLEDEEGKEFQVKYLVEKIGLSGGWRGFSIAHKLLEGDVCVFHLVRPSKFKVYIVRKKCSEEVDVALGLLKLESSTQLVDNGKELKICEISVGKTEDRNDPILYSSNIEPTVDQSKNNRVDLGSEVSDGIRLSESIVDFREVKSFEDFNILVNGLVIDSEFSKYLQMKYYELCCNQNSFLHENLLEGLNCKLVAGVIAETINIADAIRAAKLTTPHDSFLTWDKTLRSFEGLGMKVGFLRARLDKLMNLLTKSRRYKEAKLEQANSNEEKLKLEAKLAEVTHTLTKLDREIRLFKQENADDLEALFREVANGPW, from the exons ATGGCTGTCTCTCCAAAACAGAGGATAAGCTCTCTCAAG gTTAGTCGAGGGAGAGGGAGACCACCCAAGACCAAATTGTTTAGGAAAAAACTTTCAGCAATGACTGTGAACCAA ATAGTCTCTTATGAAAAGGAGAAGGCTCAATG TAATAAACGGAAGAGAGCAAAATACGATGAAGTGTACGAAAATGGCGAAACCAAATTGGCTGTAATGGAACGAGCATTGGATATTCAAGCTAATCTATCATCTGAGTTCCCTAGCATGATAAAATACATGCTTCCATCACATGTAACCGGAGGATTTTGGCTG GGTCTTCCGAAGCACTTCGGCTTGAATCATTTGCCGAAGGAAGATCGAATGATGGTTTTGGAAGATGAAGAAGGGAAAGAGTTTCAAGTTAAATATTTAGTGGAAAAGATTGGTCTTAGTGGTGGATGGAGAGGGTTCTCCATTGCTCATAAATTATTGGAAGGAGATGTATGTGTCTTTCATTTAGTGAGACCCTCCAAATTTAAG GTCTATATTGTGAGAAAAAAATGTTCAGAAGAAGTAGATGTTGCTCTTGGCCTTCTAAAGCTAGAATCTTCCACTCAATTAGTTGACAATG GGAAAGAACTAAAGATATGTGAAATTTCGGTAGGAAAAACAGAAGATAGAAATGACCCCATTCTCTATAGTTCTAACATTGAACCAACTGTGGATCAATCCAAGAACAACAGGGTTGATCTCGGCTCTGAAGTTTCGGACGGAATCAGGCTTTCAGAATCCATTGTTGATTTTAGAGAAGTGAAGAGTTTCGAGGATTTTAACATTCTTGTTAATGGTTTAGTCATAGATTCCGAGTTTTCAAAGTACTTGCAGATGAAGTACTACGAGCTTTGTTGTAATCAAAACTCATTCCTTCACGAAAATCTTCTCGAGGGACTTAACTGTAAACTGGTTGCCGGAGTCATTGCCGAGACGATCAATATTGCGGATGCCATTAGAGCTGCCAAGCTTACAACTCCCCACGACAGTTTCCTCACTTGGGACAAAACTTTGAGATCGTTTGAGGGGTTAGGCATGAAAGTGGGCTTCTTACGTGCTCGATTGGACAAGTTAATGAACCTCTTGACGAAGTCGAGGAGGTACAAAGAAGCTAAACTCgaacaagccaactcaaatgagGAAAAGCTGAAACTCGAAGCAAAGCTAGCGGAAGTAACCCATACACTGACTAAACTTGATAGAGAGATAAGGTTATTTAAGCAAGAGAATGCTGATGACCTCGAGGCTCTGTTTCGAGAAGTGGCCAATGGACCTTGGTGA
- the LOC108483784 gene encoding uncharacterized protein LOC108483784 isoform X2: protein MQALQKPGVIINTGSYAGLFPFFLDPIYSGSKGGVVLFTRSLTPYKREGIRVNVLCPEVVRTEMGEKLDPKYVSLMGGFVPMELVVKGAFELITDESRAGSCLWISNRRGMVYWPIPSEEAKYSLRSSTSSRTNKISFQAPLSSQLPQNFKKLVVHTWSQNFRDATHIISAPLRLPLESDQVLLKVIYAGVNAGDVNFSAGRYFQGTKKDPGFEAVGIIAAIGDSVRNLKVGTPAAVMTIGCYAEFMKVPSKQILPIPRPDPEVVALLTSGLTASIALEELGQMKSGKVVLVTAAAGGTGQFAVQLAKLAGNKVVATCGGKEKARLLKEFGVDRVIDYKTEDIKTALEEFPKGVDIVYECVGGNMFNLSLDALAIRGRLIVIGMISQYQGKDGWKPLNYPGLVEKLLAKSQTVAGFVLIHYSHLMQKHLIRLFQLYSSGKLKVVIDPKRFSGLHSVSDAVEHLHSGKSTGKVVVCMDPSFEHQMAKL, encoded by the exons ATGCAAGCTCTGCAAAAGCCAGGGGTGATAATCAATACAGGATCTTATGCTGGTCTTTTCCCATTTTTCTTGGACCCCATTTACTCTGGCTCAAAAG GAGGTGTTGTCTTGTTTACTAGATCACTAACTCCGTACAAACGTGAAGGAATACGTGTCAATGTTCTTTGCCCTGAG GTTGTTCGAACAGAGATGGGAGAAAAACTGGACCCCAAATATGTATCTCTAATGGGAGGCTTTGTGCCAATGGAGTTGGTGGTAAAAG GTGCTTTCGAGCTTATCACTGATGAAAGCAGAGCTGGTTCTTGCCTATGGATTTCAAACCGCAGAGGCATGGTATATTGGCCCATTCCATCTGAAGAAGCAAAATACTCTTTGCGTTCTTCCACAAGTTCCAGGACCAACAAAATCTCGTTCCAAGCTCCTTTAAgttcccaactacctcagaattTTAAGAAACT TGTTGTGCATACCTGGAGCCAAAATTTTCGTGATGCAACCCATATAATAAGTGCACCATTGAGACTACCTCTTGAGTCAGACCAAGTTCTTCTGAAAGTCATTTATGCTGGTGTAAACGCAGGTGAT GTGAACTTTAGCGCAGGCCGTTATTTTCAAGGAACCAAGAAAGACCCTGGATTTGAG GCAGTGGGAATAATTGCTGCCATTGGAGATTCTGTAAGAAATTTGAAAGTGGGAACTCCTGCTGCAGTCATGACTATTGGATGTTATGCTGAATTCATGAAG GTTCCTTCAAAGCAAATACTTCCAATTCCAAGACCTGACCCGGAAGTTGTTGCTTTGCTTACTTCAGGATTAACAGCATCAATCGCTTTGGAAGAG CTTGGTCAGATGAAATCTGGAAAAGTTGTCCTTGTAACCGCTGCTGCTGGAGGGACTGGACAATTTGCAGTCCAG CTTGCAAAACTGGCAGGAAATAAAGTTGTTGCAACTTGCggaggaaaagaaaaggcgaGGCTTTTAAAAGAATTTGGGGTTGATCGAGTCATAGACTATAAAACTGAAGATATCAAAACT GCTCTCGAGGAGTTTCCTAAAGGAGTTGACATTGTTTACGAATGTGTCGGTGGGAACATGTTTAATTTGTCCCTCGATGCTTTGGCTATCCGTGGACGTCTCATTGTGATAGGAATGATCTCTCAG TATCAAGGGAAGGATGGATGGAAGCCATTAAATTACCCTGGGCTTGTTGAGAAGCTTTTGGCCAAAAGCCAAACTGTT gCTGGCTTTGTCCTGATCCATTATAGCCATTTAATGCAAAAGCACCTGATTAGACTATTTCAGCTTTACTCTTCAGGAAAGCTTAAG GTCGTGATAGACCCGAAAAGATTTTCGGGTTTGCATTCAGTTAGTGATGCTGTTGAACATCTGCATTCGGGTAAAAGCACCGGCAAG GTTGTTGTTTGCATGGATCCAAGCTTTGAACATCAAATGGCTAAGTTATGA
- the LOC108482667 gene encoding uncharacterized protein LOC108482667: protein MELKPGLSALITGGASGIGKALSLALARKGLFVTIVDFAEEKGKEVACLVEKEKSGFHEKLEFHSAIFVKCDVTNPRDITLAFEKHVATYGGLDICINSAGIGNPVPFKDDQTDGTKTWRHTINVNLVAVIDCTRLAIKTMQAQQKPGVIINVGSSAGLYPLFLGPVYSASKGGVIMFTRSLTPYKRQGIRVNVLCPEFVRTEMGEKMDPKLISLMGGFVPMEMVVKGAFELITDESRAGSCLWITNRRGLEYWPTPAEEAKYTVRSSSSSRNDMIPFQAPLGFQLPHNFKKLVVHTLSHHFRDSTHIISAPLKLPLEPDQVLLKVIYAGVNAGDVNFSAGRYFQGTKEEISSLLPFDAGFEAVGIIAAIGDSVRNLKVGTPAALMSFGSYAEFVKVPSKHILPIPRPDPEIVALLTSGLTASVALEKAGQMKSGQVVLVTAAAGGTGQFAVQLAKLAGNKVVATCGGKEKARLLKELGVDRVIDYKAEDVKTALKEFPKGVDIVYESVGGNMFDLCLDALAIRGRLIVIGLISQYRGKNGWTPLNYPRLEKLLSKSQNVSGFVLVQYGHLWKEHLLRLFHLYSSGKLKVVIDPKRFSGLHSVPDAVEYLHSGKSTGKVVVCIDPSFEHQMAKL, encoded by the exons ATGGAGCTTAAACCTGGCTTATCAGCTTTGATCACCGGCGGAGCTTCCGGCATCG GTAAAGCGTTGAGCTTAGCTTTGGCGAGGAAAGGATTATTTGTGACAATCGTAGATTTCGCTGAAGAGAAAGGGAAAGAAGTTGCTTGTTTAGTTGAGAAAGAGAAATCCGGATTCCATGAAAAGTTAGAGTTTCATTCTGCTATTTTTGTTAAATGTGATGTTACAAATCCAA gAGATATAACTTTGGCATTTGAGAAGCATGTGGCTACATATGGAGGATTGGATATTTGTATTAACAGCGCCGGCATCGGCAATCCAGTGCCATTTAAGGATGATCAAACTGATGGGACCAAGACATGGAGGCACACCATTAATGTCAACCTTGTAGCAGTTATTGATTGTACTCGACTCGCT ATTAAAACTATGCAAGCTCAGCAAAAGCCAGGGGTGATCATTAATGTAGGGTCCTCTGCTGGTCTTTATCCATTGTTCTTGGGCCCCGTCTACTCTGCCTCAAAAG GAGGTGTTATCATGTTTACTAGATCACTAACTCCTTACAAACGTCAAGGAATACGTGTCAATGTTCTTTGCCCTGAG TTTGTTCGAACAGAGATGGGAGAAAAAATGGACCCCAAATTGATTTCACTAATGGGAGGCTTTGTGCCAATGGAAATGGTGGTGAAAG GTGCTTTCGAGCTTATCACTGATGAAAGCAGAGCTGGTTCTTGCCTATGGATTACAAACCGCCGAGGACTGGAGTATTGGCCTACTCCAGCTGAAGAAGCAAAATATACTGTGCGTTCTTCCTCAAGTTCCAGGAACGACATGATCCCGTTCCAAGCTCCTTTAGGTTTCCAACTTCCTCACAACTTCAAGAAACT TGTTGTGCATACATTGAGTCACCATTTTCGTGATTCAACCCATATAATAAGTGCACCATTGAAGCTTCCTCTTGAACCAGACCAAGTTCTTCTGAAAGTCATTTATGCTGGTGTAAACGCAGGTGAT GTGAACTTTAGCGCAGGTCGGTATTTTCAAGGGACCAAGGAAGAAATTAGTTCCCTTCTTCCATTTGATGCTGGATTTGag GCAGTGGGAATAATTGCTGCCATTGGAGATTCTGTAAGAAATTTGAAAGTTGGAACTCCTGCTGCACTCATGAGTTTTGGAAGTTATGCTGAATTTGTGAAG GTTCCTTCAAAGCACATACTTCCCATTCCAAGACCTGATCCAGAAATTGTTGCTTTGCTTACTTCAGGATTAACAGCATCAGTCGCTTTAGAAAAA GCTGGTCAGATGAAATCCGGACAAGTTGTCCTTGTAACTGCTGCTGCAGGTGGGACTGGGCAATTTGCAGTCCAG CTTGCAAAGCTTGCAGGAAATAAGGTCGTTGCGACGTGCGGAGGAAAAGAAAAGGCAAGGCTTTTGAAAGAATTGGGGGTTGATCGAGTCATAGACTATAAAGCTGAAGATGTCAAAACG GCTCTCAAGGAGTTTCCTAAAGGAGTCGACATTGTTTATGAATCTGTTGGTGGGAACATGTTTGATTTGTGTCTTGATGCTTTGGCTATTCGTGGACGACTCATTGTGATAGGATTAATCTCTCag TATAGAGGGAAAAATGGGTGGACGCCATTAAACTACCCAAGACTTGAGAAGCTTTTGTCCAAAAGCCAAAATGTG TCTGGCTTTGTCCTGGTACAGTATGGCCATTTATGGAAAGAACACCTACTTAGACTGTTTCATCTTTACTCTTCAGGAAAGCTTAAG GTTGTAATAGACCCGAAAAGATTTTCAGGTTTGCATTCGGTTCCGGATGCTGTTGAGTATCTGCATTCGGGTAAAAGTACTGGCAAG GTTGTCGTTTGCATCGATCCAAGCTTTGAACATCAAATGGCTAAGTTATGA
- the LOC108483784 gene encoding uncharacterized protein LOC108483784 isoform X1, producing MELKPGLSALITGGASGIGKALSLALAGKGLFVTIVDFAEEKGKEVACLVEKENSRFHEKLEFPSAIFVKCDVTNPRDISLAFEKHVATYGGLDICINSAGINNPVPFQNDQSDGAKTWRHTINVNLVAVIDCTRLAIKTMQALQKPGVIINTGSYAGLFPFFLDPIYSGSKGGVVLFTRSLTPYKREGIRVNVLCPEVVRTEMGEKLDPKYVSLMGGFVPMELVVKGAFELITDESRAGSCLWISNRRGMVYWPIPSEEAKYSLRSSTSSRTNKISFQAPLSSQLPQNFKKLVVHTWSQNFRDATHIISAPLRLPLESDQVLLKVIYAGVNAGDVNFSAGRYFQGTKKDPGFEAVGIIAAIGDSVRNLKVGTPAAVMTIGCYAEFMKVPSKQILPIPRPDPEVVALLTSGLTASIALEELGQMKSGKVVLVTAAAGGTGQFAVQLAKLAGNKVVATCGGKEKARLLKEFGVDRVIDYKTEDIKTALEEFPKGVDIVYECVGGNMFNLSLDALAIRGRLIVIGMISQYQGKDGWKPLNYPGLVEKLLAKSQTVAGFVLIHYSHLMQKHLIRLFQLYSSGKLKVVIDPKRFSGLHSVSDAVEHLHSGKSTGKVVVCMDPSFEHQMAKL from the exons ATGGAGCTTAAACCTGGTTTATCAGCTTTAATCACCGGAGGAGCTTCCGGCATCG GTAAAGCGTTGAGCTTAGCTTTGGCTGGGAAAGGATTATTTGTAACGATCGTAGATTTCGCTGAAGAGAAAGGGAAGGAAGTTGCTTGTTTAGTTGAGAAAGAGAATTCTAGATTTCATGAAAAGTTGGAGTTTCCTTCTGCTATTTTTGTTAAATGCGATGTTACGAATCCAA GAGATATTAGTTTAGCGTTTGAGAAGCATGTGGCGACATATGGAGGATTGGATATTTGTATTAACAGCGCCGGCATCAATAATCCAGTACCATTTCAGAACGATCAAAGTGATGGGGCTAAGACATGGAGGCACACCATTAATGTCAACCTGGTTGCAGTTATTGATTGTACTCGCCTTGCA ATTAAAACTATGCAAGCTCTGCAAAAGCCAGGGGTGATAATCAATACAGGATCTTATGCTGGTCTTTTCCCATTTTTCTTGGACCCCATTTACTCTGGCTCAAAAG GAGGTGTTGTCTTGTTTACTAGATCACTAACTCCGTACAAACGTGAAGGAATACGTGTCAATGTTCTTTGCCCTGAG GTTGTTCGAACAGAGATGGGAGAAAAACTGGACCCCAAATATGTATCTCTAATGGGAGGCTTTGTGCCAATGGAGTTGGTGGTAAAAG GTGCTTTCGAGCTTATCACTGATGAAAGCAGAGCTGGTTCTTGCCTATGGATTTCAAACCGCAGAGGCATGGTATATTGGCCCATTCCATCTGAAGAAGCAAAATACTCTTTGCGTTCTTCCACAAGTTCCAGGACCAACAAAATCTCGTTCCAAGCTCCTTTAAgttcccaactacctcagaattTTAAGAAACT TGTTGTGCATACCTGGAGCCAAAATTTTCGTGATGCAACCCATATAATAAGTGCACCATTGAGACTACCTCTTGAGTCAGACCAAGTTCTTCTGAAAGTCATTTATGCTGGTGTAAACGCAGGTGAT GTGAACTTTAGCGCAGGCCGTTATTTTCAAGGAACCAAGAAAGACCCTGGATTTGAG GCAGTGGGAATAATTGCTGCCATTGGAGATTCTGTAAGAAATTTGAAAGTGGGAACTCCTGCTGCAGTCATGACTATTGGATGTTATGCTGAATTCATGAAG GTTCCTTCAAAGCAAATACTTCCAATTCCAAGACCTGACCCGGAAGTTGTTGCTTTGCTTACTTCAGGATTAACAGCATCAATCGCTTTGGAAGAG CTTGGTCAGATGAAATCTGGAAAAGTTGTCCTTGTAACCGCTGCTGCTGGAGGGACTGGACAATTTGCAGTCCAG CTTGCAAAACTGGCAGGAAATAAAGTTGTTGCAACTTGCggaggaaaagaaaaggcgaGGCTTTTAAAAGAATTTGGGGTTGATCGAGTCATAGACTATAAAACTGAAGATATCAAAACT GCTCTCGAGGAGTTTCCTAAAGGAGTTGACATTGTTTACGAATGTGTCGGTGGGAACATGTTTAATTTGTCCCTCGATGCTTTGGCTATCCGTGGACGTCTCATTGTGATAGGAATGATCTCTCAG TATCAAGGGAAGGATGGATGGAAGCCATTAAATTACCCTGGGCTTGTTGAGAAGCTTTTGGCCAAAAGCCAAACTGTT gCTGGCTTTGTCCTGATCCATTATAGCCATTTAATGCAAAAGCACCTGATTAGACTATTTCAGCTTTACTCTTCAGGAAAGCTTAAG GTCGTGATAGACCCGAAAAGATTTTCGGGTTTGCATTCAGTTAGTGATGCTGTTGAACATCTGCATTCGGGTAAAAGCACCGGCAAG GTTGTTGTTTGCATGGATCCAAGCTTTGAACATCAAATGGCTAAGTTATGA
- the LOC108483785 gene encoding B3 domain-containing protein Os01g0234100-like isoform X3 — MAVSPKQRISSLKIVSYEKEKAQCNKRKRAKYDEVYENGETKLAVMERALDIQANLSSEFPSMIKYMLPSHVTGGFWLGLPKHFGLNHLPKEDRMMVLEDEEGKEFQVKYLVEKIGLSGGWRGFSIAHKLLEGDVCVFHLVRPSKFKVYIVRKKCSEEVDVALGLLKLESSTQLVDNGKELKICEISVGKTEDRNDPILYSSNIEPTVDQSKNNRVDLGSEVSDGIRLSESIVDFREVKSFEDFNILVNGLVIDSEFSKYLQMKYYELCCNQNSFLHENLLEGLNCKLVAGVIAETINIADAIRAAKLTTPHDSFLTWDKTLRSFEGLGMKVGFLRARLDKLMNLLTKSRRYKEAKLEQANSNEEKLKLEAKLAEVTHTLTKLDREIRLFKQENADDLEALFREVANGPW; from the exons ATGGCTGTCTCTCCAAAACAGAGGATAAGCTCTCTCAAG ATAGTCTCTTATGAAAAGGAGAAGGCTCAATG TAATAAACGGAAGAGAGCAAAATACGATGAAGTGTACGAAAATGGCGAAACCAAATTGGCTGTAATGGAACGAGCATTGGATATTCAAGCTAATCTATCATCTGAGTTCCCTAGCATGATAAAATACATGCTTCCATCACATGTAACCGGAGGATTTTGGCTG GGTCTTCCGAAGCACTTCGGCTTGAATCATTTGCCGAAGGAAGATCGAATGATGGTTTTGGAAGATGAAGAAGGGAAAGAGTTTCAAGTTAAATATTTAGTGGAAAAGATTGGTCTTAGTGGTGGATGGAGAGGGTTCTCCATTGCTCATAAATTATTGGAAGGAGATGTATGTGTCTTTCATTTAGTGAGACCCTCCAAATTTAAG GTCTATATTGTGAGAAAAAAATGTTCAGAAGAAGTAGATGTTGCTCTTGGCCTTCTAAAGCTAGAATCTTCCACTCAATTAGTTGACAATG GGAAAGAACTAAAGATATGTGAAATTTCGGTAGGAAAAACAGAAGATAGAAATGACCCCATTCTCTATAGTTCTAACATTGAACCAACTGTGGATCAATCCAAGAACAACAGGGTTGATCTCGGCTCTGAAGTTTCGGACGGAATCAGGCTTTCAGAATCCATTGTTGATTTTAGAGAAGTGAAGAGTTTCGAGGATTTTAACATTCTTGTTAATGGTTTAGTCATAGATTCCGAGTTTTCAAAGTACTTGCAGATGAAGTACTACGAGCTTTGTTGTAATCAAAACTCATTCCTTCACGAAAATCTTCTCGAGGGACTTAACTGTAAACTGGTTGCCGGAGTCATTGCCGAGACGATCAATATTGCGGATGCCATTAGAGCTGCCAAGCTTACAACTCCCCACGACAGTTTCCTCACTTGGGACAAAACTTTGAGATCGTTTGAGGGGTTAGGCATGAAAGTGGGCTTCTTACGTGCTCGATTGGACAAGTTAATGAACCTCTTGACGAAGTCGAGGAGGTACAAAGAAGCTAAACTCgaacaagccaactcaaatgagGAAAAGCTGAAACTCGAAGCAAAGCTAGCGGAAGTAACCCATACACTGACTAAACTTGATAGAGAGATAAGGTTATTTAAGCAAGAGAATGCTGATGACCTCGAGGCTCTGTTTCGAGAAGTGGCCAATGGACCTTGGTGA